A stretch of the Parabacteroides timonensis genome encodes the following:
- a CDS encoding FecR family protein produces MEENNKTKQLMRLYFGKHFSRYGRILFGRWLKADDERSQKLEALQDIWKETDAEATESTHRDWMALQKLLLTEPAQKRIIPLYRQVFKYAAVIVLMLMTAGTTYWATNRFKPVRHVEMAQIFVPYGESKEVLLPDGSKVWVDAGSLLVYPKDFTDTDTRTVYLTGEAAFSVQKNPAQPFIVKTTYLDVQALGTVFTVEAYPNDSCSMATLEEGSVLVSVNDEGIEPTLLKPDQQLIYSHTAHTVTVHAVDASIYNMERDGYLIFENIPFNRLIASLERKFNVTIHYNSQKYAGEYYNVKFSPNENLDDVLNVLRQLVGIHYTVKGKVVFIN; encoded by the coding sequence ATGGAAGAAAACAACAAGACAAAACAACTCATGCGGCTATATTTCGGAAAACATTTTTCCCGATACGGGCGTATATTGTTTGGCCGTTGGCTGAAAGCGGATGATGAAAGATCGCAAAAGCTGGAGGCGTTGCAGGATATCTGGAAGGAAACAGATGCGGAAGCGACAGAATCTACGCATCGTGACTGGATGGCTTTGCAAAAACTGTTGTTGACAGAACCGGCTCAAAAACGTATAATCCCTTTGTACCGTCAGGTGTTTAAATATGCAGCTGTCATTGTACTGATGTTGATGACTGCCGGTACGACTTATTGGGCGACCAATCGTTTTAAGCCTGTCCGTCACGTAGAAATGGCTCAGATATTTGTTCCTTACGGGGAAAGTAAAGAGGTTTTATTGCCCGATGGCTCAAAAGTGTGGGTCGATGCCGGTTCTTTGCTGGTCTATCCGAAAGATTTTACAGATACTGATACACGTACGGTTTATCTTACGGGCGAAGCAGCATTTTCCGTTCAAAAGAATCCGGCACAACCATTTATAGTGAAAACAACTTATCTGGATGTGCAGGCACTGGGAACTGTCTTTACTGTAGAAGCTTATCCGAACGATTCCTGCTCGATGGCTACGCTGGAAGAAGGAAGTGTGCTTGTTTCAGTCAATGATGAAGGTATCGAGCCTACTCTGTTAAAGCCGGATCAGCAATTGATCTATTCCCATACAGCCCATACCGTAACAGTTCATGCTGTCGATGCATCCATATACAATATGGAAAGGGATGGTTACCTGATTTTCGAAAATATTCCGTTCAATCGTCTGATAGCTTCTTTGGAGCGTAAGTTTAACGTGACAATCCATTATAATTCACAAAAATATGCAGGTGAATATTATAATGTCAAATTCTCTCCGAACGAGAATCTGGATGATGTGCTGAATGTGCTGCGGCAATTG
- a CDS encoding ankyrin repeat domain-containing protein produces MNQANEEKGRLKPEMMENAIVRCNTAEVRRLLDAGFDLTETPFLPDGSEQPHYYVDMLLKYYCFYCNYKELVELLPLFLEQVEPLDGLKLEEIGPTHAQEYTEQILRFLLEHTIDVNEQNRSGNSLLHEKLKDYRNKYIGMSSVVPPEKNEPDIILDLLLERTDLDVNLMNYEDLPPLYYACRYTTSRIVSKLLECGADPYVLCGKKGATLLHVACESEKMDIVQTLILFSADINAADADSITPLHIACDKQNEELIQYLLENGADPMARDKYGDTPLHLLVKDTKPQTTACIDFLLKKGADINALNNNLRTPFFVCAKTTDNQFRNRNGVLLRYLLSKGAYADTQDAAQNNPLYYAVEDDDVERVSFLLKAGVDPNWRNDRNMSPYKLALQKNRRSIISQIEKSQVTITAAPDDLDAAFMEACAGGKRGVAEMLFKSGNIDITYVDNHGRTPLHYIAQAGMVALADFVLNKGVEINYTDQNEQTALHIAAAFRQKEMLHLLLERGADGNIRDDKGLLPIHYIARNGQFDILQMMHNSGYDLEVATDKGDTPLHMAAFYRTRENVRVLLEAGVYPDPQNNDGFTPLQFAVRGNQKEIVKLLVEKGADLSRTDTDGDAPIHWAAGRGHKDMVQLLMELGADINALNDRHQTALHIAFIRRSKDMAKFLLESGADFEIKTAEGNSCIDLATANGQKELIELIGIIQRRREALAD; encoded by the coding sequence GGAAAAGGGACGGCTAAAACCGGAGATGATGGAAAATGCTATAGTTCGATGTAATACAGCGGAAGTTCGTCGGCTGTTGGACGCTGGTTTCGACTTGACGGAAACGCCTTTTCTTCCGGATGGAAGTGAACAGCCACATTATTATGTGGACATGTTGCTCAAATATTATTGCTTTTATTGCAATTATAAAGAACTGGTGGAGCTCCTGCCTCTTTTCCTGGAACAGGTGGAGCCACTCGATGGTTTGAAACTCGAAGAAATCGGTCCTACACATGCACAGGAGTATACGGAACAGATTCTCCGTTTCTTATTGGAACATACGATAGACGTAAATGAACAGAACCGAAGCGGAAATTCCCTTCTGCATGAAAAATTGAAGGATTATCGTAATAAATATATAGGCATGTCGTCTGTTGTTCCACCCGAAAAGAACGAACCTGATATCATCCTAGATCTCCTGTTGGAACGAACTGACCTGGATGTCAACCTGATGAACTACGAAGATCTGCCACCTTTGTATTATGCCTGCCGGTATACAACCAGTCGTATTGTCAGCAAGCTGTTGGAATGCGGTGCCGATCCTTACGTGCTTTGCGGCAAGAAAGGAGCAACCCTGTTGCATGTGGCTTGCGAGAGCGAGAAGATGGATATCGTACAAACCCTAATCTTGTTCAGCGCAGACATCAACGCAGCCGATGCTGACAGCATAACGCCGCTGCATATTGCTTGCGACAAACAGAATGAAGAACTGATACAATATTTATTAGAAAACGGGGCCGACCCGATGGCGCGCGACAAATATGGCGATACGCCTCTGCATCTGCTAGTCAAAGATACTAAGCCGCAAACGACAGCCTGTATTGACTTCTTATTAAAGAAAGGAGCTGATATAAACGCTTTGAACAACAATCTTCGTACCCCTTTCTTTGTCTGTGCAAAAACAACTGACAACCAGTTCCGCAATCGCAATGGTGTCTTATTGAGATACCTGCTGAGCAAAGGTGCTTATGCCGATACGCAAGATGCCGCCCAGAATAATCCATTATATTATGCAGTAGAAGACGACGATGTGGAACGGGTCAGTTTCCTGCTAAAAGCCGGTGTCGATCCAAACTGGCGAAACGACAGGAATATGAGCCCTTACAAACTGGCATTGCAGAAGAACCGCCGATCGATTATCAGCCAGATAGAAAAGTCGCAGGTAACTATTACGGCTGCTCCCGATGATCTCGATGCCGCCTTTATGGAAGCTTGTGCCGGAGGCAAGCGGGGTGTGGCGGAAATGCTTTTCAAAAGCGGTAATATCGACATAACTTATGTAGACAATCACGGTCGTACGCCGCTTCATTATATTGCCCAGGCCGGTATGGTTGCTTTGGCTGACTTTGTTCTGAATAAAGGTGTAGAAATTAACTACACAGATCAGAATGAACAAACAGCCTTGCATATAGCGGCCGCATTCCGTCAAAAAGAAATGTTGCACCTGTTGCTGGAACGTGGGGCAGACGGAAATATCCGCGACGACAAAGGGCTGCTTCCTATACATTATATAGCACGTAACGGTCAGTTCGATATCTTACAGATGATGCATAACTCCGGCTACGACCTGGAAGTTGCTACTGACAAGGGAGATACGCCTTTGCATATGGCTGCCTTTTATCGGACAAGAGAAAACGTGCGCGTGTTGTTGGAAGCCGGTGTATATCCGGATCCGCAAAACAATGATGGCTTTACTCCGTTGCAGTTTGCCGTACGCGGTAATCAAAAGGAGATCGTCAAACTGCTGGTAGAAAAAGGAGCCGATCTCAGCCGTACGGATACTGATGGCGATGCACCGATCCATTGGGCTGCCGGACGTGGTCACAAAGACATGGTGCAGCTCCTGATGGAACTGGGTGCCGACATCAATGCTCTGAACGACCGTCATCAGACCGCCCTGCATATCGCCTTTATTCGCAGAAGCAAGGATATGGCCAAGTTTTTGCTGGAATCCGGTGCCGACTTCGAAATCAAGACTGCCGAAGGAAATTCTTGTATCGATCTGGCCACAGCAAACGGACAGAAGGAGCTGATAGAATTAATCGGCATTATTCAGCGACGACGTGAAGCTTTGGCAGATTAA
- a CDS encoding RNA polymerase sigma-70 factor: MELLEEKLILKNIAAGNVDAFERLFFCYQPRLVHFLVGLTHDKEVSRDIAQDLFLSLWKDREKLKEVNSFSSYLFQMARFTVFDYFDRLAVLERYTNEFLLEVSVSQSDEEAIFAHELQNIINQTVEQMSPQRKLVYQMSREQGLSNDEIASHLGISKRTVENHLTAALAILRKVLYLFFLTYLS; the protein is encoded by the coding sequence ATGGAACTATTAGAGGAGAAACTAATCTTAAAAAATATCGCGGCAGGAAATGTTGATGCCTTCGAACGGCTTTTTTTCTGCTACCAACCTCGGTTGGTTCACTTCCTTGTCGGCTTGACGCACGACAAGGAAGTGAGTCGGGATATTGCCCAAGATTTGTTTCTCTCGTTATGGAAAGACCGTGAAAAATTGAAGGAGGTAAACTCCTTTTCCTCTTACCTTTTTCAAATGGCCCGTTTTACAGTGTTTGATTATTTCGACCGCCTGGCCGTTTTAGAAAGGTACACGAATGAATTTCTGTTGGAGGTTTCCGTCTCTCAATCGGACGAGGAAGCTATCTTTGCACATGAATTACAAAATATTATCAACCAGACTGTCGAACAAATGTCTCCCCAGCGGAAACTGGTCTATCAGATGAGCCGTGAACAAGGTTTGTCGAATGATGAGATTGCTTCTCATCTGGGGATCAGTAAACGTACTGTGGAAAACCATCTGACAGCAGCCCTTGCCATTCTTCGCAAGGTTCTTTATCTTTTTTTTCTTACTTATTTGAGTTAA